The following proteins are encoded in a genomic region of Myxococcaceae bacterium JPH2:
- a CDS encoding MBL fold metallo-hydrolase → MHLDHHHQVMRWTLTLGLALLSGCFAGTVHQGPVTDHFDGSHFHNPGDASSPNPVALVLAALKEKRGLWQPSTEFPPGPKPPTRVGSGALRVTFINHATMLLQADGLNVLTDPIYSERPSPVSWLGPKRRRPPGIRFEDLPPIDVVVVSHNHYDHLDLPTLRRLEAAHHPRFIVGLGNKALLDAEGFAHVEELDWWQASTVGPGFTVTSVPAQHRSNRGLTDGRGTLWAGYVLSTSGGPVLFAGDTGFGPHFEDISARFGPMRLAVLPIGAFRPRVLHAVHMGPEDALRAHHVLHAQVSVAMHYGTFALALDGQDEAKHLLWRLAARDPERPEFWTLGFGEGRDVPPLETASR, encoded by the coding sequence ATGCACCTGGACCATCATCATCAAGTGATGCGCTGGACTCTCACGCTGGGCCTCGCGCTGCTGTCGGGATGCTTCGCTGGGACCGTGCACCAGGGGCCCGTGACGGACCACTTCGATGGCTCGCACTTCCACAACCCCGGTGATGCCTCGAGCCCGAATCCCGTGGCCCTGGTGCTGGCGGCGCTGAAGGAGAAGCGTGGCCTGTGGCAGCCCTCCACGGAGTTCCCTCCGGGCCCCAAGCCTCCGACGCGCGTGGGCTCGGGCGCGCTGCGCGTGACGTTCATCAACCACGCGACGATGCTGCTCCAGGCGGACGGCCTCAACGTGCTGACGGACCCCATCTACTCGGAGCGCCCGAGCCCCGTGTCGTGGCTCGGCCCCAAGCGCCGCCGCCCGCCCGGCATCCGCTTCGAGGACCTGCCGCCCATCGACGTGGTCGTGGTGAGCCACAACCACTATGACCACCTGGACCTCCCCACGCTGCGGAGACTGGAGGCCGCGCACCACCCGCGCTTCATCGTGGGCCTGGGCAACAAGGCGCTGCTGGACGCCGAGGGCTTCGCGCACGTGGAGGAACTCGACTGGTGGCAAGCGAGCACGGTGGGCCCCGGCTTCACGGTGACGTCCGTGCCCGCGCAGCACCGCTCGAATCGCGGGCTCACGGATGGGCGCGGCACGCTGTGGGCGGGCTACGTGCTGAGCACCTCGGGAGGCCCCGTGCTCTTCGCGGGCGACACCGGCTTCGGTCCCCACTTCGAGGACATCTCCGCGCGCTTCGGCCCCATGCGGCTGGCGGTGCTGCCCATCGGCGCGTTCCGGCCGCGCGTCCTGCACGCGGTGCACATGGGGCCCGAGGACGCGCTCCGGGCCCACCATGTGCTGCACGCCCAGGTGTCCGTCGCGATGCACTACGGCACGTTCGCGCTCGCGCTCGACGGCCAGGATGAGGCCAAGCACCTGCTCTGGCGACTCGCGGCCCGCGACCCCGAGCGCCCCGAGTTCTGGACGCTCGGCTTCGGTGAAGGCCGCGACGTGCCCCCACTGGAGACTGCGTCGCGCTGA